One stretch of Flavobacterium sp. 9 DNA includes these proteins:
- a CDS encoding DUF2092 domain-containing protein — MGKKFLFLMGFVILTITVKGQTQRIDSTAVFLLHRAGETLQDIKSCSFTAITTYDVPNESLGLIKHAITDKVAIKFPDKMKVTSAGDKGNRGLWYNGKKLNYYSFDNNTYGFTAAPGSVIETIDEVSKKFGIEFPGADFFYPTFLQDLISEQGNLIFLGKTIVDGRECFHIAGSDKTKSYQFWIGSDDLFLPVKLVIIYTTDKDKPQYEALYKDWTINNDYPDSMFEFTTPPKAAKVKLAPRESTK, encoded by the coding sequence ATGGGTAAAAAGTTTTTGTTTTTGATGGGCTTTGTGATCCTTACAATCACAGTAAAAGGCCAGACACAGCGTATAGATTCTACGGCTGTTTTTCTATTACATCGGGCTGGCGAAACTTTGCAGGATATAAAGTCTTGCAGTTTTACAGCCATTACAACTTATGATGTTCCAAATGAAAGTTTAGGGCTCATAAAACATGCGATAACAGACAAAGTCGCGATTAAATTTCCTGATAAAATGAAGGTTACTTCTGCAGGAGATAAAGGAAATCGAGGTTTATGGTACAACGGAAAAAAACTTAATTATTATTCCTTCGATAATAATACCTACGGTTTTACTGCTGCTCCCGGTTCTGTAATTGAAACGATCGATGAGGTAAGCAAAAAGTTCGGAATTGAATTTCCTGGTGCCGATTTTTTCTATCCAACGTTTTTGCAGGATCTTATTTCAGAACAAGGCAATTTGATCTTTCTGGGAAAAACGATAGTCGACGGACGTGAGTGTTTTCACATTGCAGGAAGTGATAAAACAAAAAGTTATCAGTTCTGGATAGGAAGCGATGATCTTTTTCTGCCTGTAAAACTTGTAATTATTTATACCACTGACAAAGACAAACCACAATATGAAGCGCTTTATAAAGACTGGACCATAAATAATGATTATCCGGATTCAATGTTTGAATTTACGACGCCACCAAAAGCTGCAAAAGTGAAGTTAGCGCCTAGAGAAAGCACAAAATAA
- a CDS encoding DUF6515 family protein → MKLYQSKNKISIIITAFFALLLMIPEDATAQRFGHFTPIRPMPMPRPMPTPRPMPMPTPRPLPPPGPRPIPPRPLPPPPHPYPRPYPVPFHPYPVPYPYIYHPFVPYYWGPTWYPIGFFAATLTTAAIVISVENNQYNYDDGVYYVKESSGYKVVPAPLGATISELPKGYVTINVSGTEYYYYGGAYYAKDSSKYKVVNAPVGAVVSHLPEGAEEKTIDGQKYMIYNNVYYQPISKDGQDSYVVVQGK, encoded by the coding sequence ATGAAATTATATCAATCCAAAAATAAAATCTCAATCATAATTACTGCATTCTTTGCATTACTACTTATGATTCCAGAAGATGCAACAGCACAGCGTTTTGGGCATTTTACACCAATACGCCCTATGCCGATGCCACGACCAATGCCAACGCCGCGACCAATGCCAATGCCAACGCCTCGTCCGTTGCCACCACCGGGACCAAGACCAATTCCGCCAAGACCGTTGCCGCCACCGCCGCATCCATATCCAAGACCATATCCGGTGCCATTTCACCCTTATCCGGTGCCATATCCATACATCTATCATCCGTTTGTACCTTATTATTGGGGACCAACATGGTATCCTATAGGATTTTTTGCTGCAACATTAACGACAGCCGCAATTGTAATTTCAGTCGAAAATAATCAATACAATTACGACGATGGTGTTTACTATGTAAAAGAATCCAGTGGCTATAAAGTTGTACCGGCACCACTTGGAGCAACAATTTCAGAATTGCCAAAAGGATATGTGACAATTAATGTTTCAGGAACAGAATACTATTATTATGGAGGAGCTTATTATGCAAAAGATTCCAGTAAATATAAAGTAGTAAATGCCCCTGTTGGAGCAGTTGTTTCACATCTTCCTGAAGGAGCCGAAGAAAAAACTATTGACGGTCAAAAATACATGATTTATAATAATGTGTATTATCAGCCAATTTCTAAAGACGGACAAGATAGTTATGTTGTCGTTCAGGGAAAATAG
- a CDS encoding DUF4136 domain-containing protein encodes MNIKRKNLRIIPMLLLGLFYSCSPTVKVTSDYDHAANFSEYKTFAFYDLKAQEGQINQLNVDRITKAIRAELTSKGFTETTLNPDLKVNAVSILKNKTSVSSSTDFYGYGGMYRPYGYWGGGGAMMGGANTTFNTYDYVDGSLVIDIVSSKTQKLIWQGIGNAEIDSKPDNPEEFIAASIKKILAGFPPGLAKK; translated from the coding sequence ATGAATATTAAAAGAAAGAATCTTCGCATTATTCCAATGTTATTATTGGGTCTTTTTTACAGTTGTTCTCCAACCGTAAAAGTTACAAGTGATTATGACCATGCTGCTAACTTTAGCGAATATAAAACTTTTGCATTTTATGATTTAAAGGCGCAAGAAGGTCAGATAAATCAATTAAATGTTGATCGAATTACCAAAGCAATCCGTGCTGAACTTACTAGTAAAGGGTTTACCGAAACTACTCTTAATCCGGATTTAAAAGTAAATGCAGTATCTATTTTAAAAAATAAAACATCAGTATCATCAAGCACTGATTTCTATGGTTATGGCGGAATGTATCGTCCATACGGATATTGGGGTGGCGGTGGCGCTATGATGGGAGGAGCAAATACAACATTTAATACTTATGATTATGTTGATGGCTCTCTCGTAATTGATATTGTGTCTTCAAAAACGCAAAAACTAATATGGCAAGGAATCGGTAATGCCGAAATTGATAGCAAACCAGATAATCCTGAAGAGTTTATTGCTGCTTCAATCAAAAAAATACTTGCAGGTTTCCCTCCGGGATTGGCAAAAAAATAA
- a CDS encoding AraC family transcriptional regulator, translating into MIDIVLSIFFFIATIVGFATSFMVLFSKKNYSKSFFLGLFLFSLAVVSIYNFYLSATVFKNFPDLFMITKSFVFLVAPSAFLYVRSILFSDKMFRKYDWLHFLPFMVYFSLTVFVWAGNSLGIEAVHYISDKINSPFSMLSLTVWLSYAFCQTMMILNYDLKSIKENHFNRIKILSWIRVYNLMILFLFSALFVHYFLVSKVDTIDLSCYVLISAVLVFTVGWLYFKPQIFYDTDEAEDHKYDFAQDDLVIDKTCETKNILPIIKEITIEKKELYLEKLESIFVSKELFLKKDLVIRDISDETGISVHHLSNLINSEFNLHFQDYVNLKRIEYFKEKINDPEWKDLSLEGMAWGSGFKSRTTCFRAFIKHTGKSPSEYFKVIRFNPEKTNTYYFKPTSN; encoded by the coding sequence ATGATCGATATAGTACTCTCAATTTTCTTTTTTATTGCAACAATAGTTGGTTTTGCAACATCGTTTATGGTTCTGTTTTCGAAAAAAAACTATTCAAAAAGTTTTTTTCTGGGACTGTTTCTCTTTAGTCTTGCGGTTGTAAGTATTTATAATTTTTACTTATCAGCTACTGTTTTTAAGAATTTTCCCGATCTGTTTATGATCACAAAATCATTTGTTTTTTTAGTGGCACCTTCTGCTTTCTTATATGTTCGAAGCATATTGTTTTCAGACAAAATGTTTAGAAAATATGACTGGCTGCATTTTTTACCTTTCATGGTGTACTTTAGTTTGACCGTTTTTGTATGGGCAGGAAATTCTCTTGGGATTGAAGCTGTTCATTATATTTCGGATAAAATAAACAGTCCTTTTTCGATGCTAAGTTTAACGGTTTGGCTGTCGTATGCTTTTTGCCAGACAATGATGATTTTAAACTACGATTTAAAAAGCATTAAAGAAAATCACTTTAACAGAATAAAGATTTTAAGTTGGATCAGAGTATATAATTTGATGATCTTGTTTTTGTTTTCGGCGCTTTTTGTACACTATTTTTTGGTTAGTAAAGTAGATACTATTGATTTATCATGTTATGTTTTAATTTCGGCAGTGCTTGTTTTTACAGTAGGCTGGCTTTATTTTAAACCTCAGATTTTTTACGATACAGACGAAGCAGAAGATCATAAATATGATTTTGCTCAAGATGATTTGGTAATAGATAAAACGTGTGAAACTAAAAACATATTACCAATTATAAAAGAAATAACTATAGAAAAAAAAGAACTATATCTGGAAAAATTAGAAAGCATTTTTGTTTCAAAAGAGCTCTTTTTGAAAAAAGATTTAGTGATTCGTGATATCTCTGATGAAACCGGAATCTCGGTTCATCATCTTTCAAATTTAATCAATTCAGAATTTAATCTTCATTTTCAGGATTACGTAAATCTAAAAAGGATCGAATATTTTAAAGAAAAAATAAACGATCCGGAATGGAAGGATTTATCTTTAGAAGGCATGGCGTGGGGCTCTGGATTTAAGTCCAGAACAACTTGTTTTAGAGCCTTTATAAAACATACCGGAAAATCGCCTTCTGAATACTTCAAAGTAATTAGGTTTAATCCTGAGAAAACAAATACCTATTATTTTAAACCAACTTCAAATTAA
- a CDS encoding transporter: MKTKFNQRQETKFILVLALLFIYLTGNAQLKGGHILGAMGLQSGTQTPENTLSVYVPGYFYSASSLRNADGDKSIANPDLNMFITGVGATYVSDFKILGANYGATVLLAFASNRIQGNTLDSKSPFALTDTYIVPVQLGWHNKRADFVFSYQMYLPTGKFEVGASDNSGLGMFMNEFSAGTTLFFNNKKTFHFSALASYEINGKKKDTDIKTGDLFSLEGGLGKTFYTMNAEKTAPKGILNAGLIYYLQYKVTNDQIPVPIFDTIETDKDRVGGIGAEINYYHIGCSTSAGFRWIAEVEAINRFQGNTFFLTLAHVFSFKKK, from the coding sequence ATGAAAACAAAATTTAATCAAAGACAAGAAACAAAATTCATACTTGTCTTAGCGCTTTTGTTTATTTATTTGACTGGTAATGCTCAACTTAAAGGCGGTCACATACTTGGCGCTATGGGATTGCAATCAGGAACACAAACACCTGAAAACACTTTAAGTGTTTATGTACCCGGATATTTTTATAGCGCATCATCACTAAGAAATGCCGACGGAGATAAATCAATCGCAAATCCGGATCTTAATATGTTTATCACAGGAGTTGGTGCAACGTATGTAAGCGACTTCAAAATTTTGGGAGCCAATTATGGAGCAACAGTTTTGCTTGCATTTGCATCCAATAGAATTCAGGGAAATACTCTAGATTCAAAAAGTCCTTTTGCCTTAACGGATACTTACATCGTACCGGTTCAATTGGGCTGGCATAATAAAAGAGCCGATTTTGTTTTTAGCTACCAAATGTATTTACCAACGGGAAAATTTGAGGTTGGAGCTTCGGACAATAGCGGTTTAGGAATGTTTATGAATGAGTTTTCGGCTGGAACAACTTTGTTTTTTAATAACAAGAAAACCTTTCATTTTTCGGCTTTAGCTTCTTATGAAATAAACGGAAAAAAGAAAGATACTGATATTAAAACCGGAGATCTTTTCAGTTTAGAAGGAGGTTTAGGAAAAACATTCTACACAATGAATGCCGAGAAAACAGCTCCAAAAGGAATATTGAACGCAGGATTAATTTATTATTTGCAATATAAAGTAACAAACGATCAGATTCCGGTGCCAATATTTGATACAATCGAAACAGACAAAGACAGGGTTGGAGGAATTGGAGCCGAGATTAATTACTATCATATTGGCTGTAGTACTTCGGCAGGATTTAGATGGATCGCTGAGGTTGAGGCAATAAATAGATTTCAGGGAAATACATTTTTCTTAACGTTGGCGCACGTATTCAGTTTCAAGAAAAAGTAG
- a CDS encoding BamA/TamA family outer membrane protein, producing MKSTTHMRKIALINLFLILSFSTMMGQKPHISVKDSLDGAFDLSDYIIYAHGFIVVPTLITEPALGGIGGAIVPIFLKKHAPVIDENGKKRFIDPDITGAMGMYSGNKSWVAGAFRAGSFIKSKIMYRVGAGYGNVNMSFYENMPSGDDKEIDLNFQSFVFYTRVMKQFRNAKWSAGPQYFLLDSKINFPDLNDLPSFANLKDIKSTVSQLGGALQFDGRDNIFTPDKGMRFQADFFWSDNSIGSDYDAWRVNLSAIGYYPLTKKLIGGLRIEGEEAFGSPPFYLRPGINLRGVPAARYQGKTSIVTEAELRWDVYRRWSVMGYGGLASAFNDWDKAFAKPVVYSYGTGFRYLLARKFKLRMGVDVAKGPEEWAYYVVFGSNWLR from the coding sequence ATGAAAAGCACAACTCACATGCGTAAAATTGCCCTTATAAATCTTTTTCTGATCTTATCATTTTCGACAATGATGGGACAAAAACCACATATTAGCGTAAAAGATTCTCTCGATGGAGCATTCGATTTAAGCGATTACATTATTTATGCACACGGTTTTATTGTTGTTCCAACCTTAATAACTGAACCAGCTTTAGGCGGAATTGGCGGTGCAATTGTACCTATTTTTCTAAAAAAACACGCTCCGGTTATTGATGAAAACGGAAAAAAACGATTTATAGATCCTGATATTACCGGAGCGATGGGAATGTACAGCGGAAATAAAAGTTGGGTTGCAGGAGCATTTCGCGCAGGAAGTTTTATAAAATCAAAAATAATGTATCGCGTAGGAGCGGGTTACGGAAATGTAAACATGTCTTTCTACGAAAATATGCCCAGTGGAGATGATAAAGAAATCGACCTTAATTTTCAATCTTTCGTGTTTTATACGCGGGTTATGAAACAGTTTAGAAACGCAAAATGGAGCGCCGGACCACAATATTTTTTATTGGATTCTAAGATTAATTTTCCCGATTTAAATGACCTTCCTTCGTTTGCAAATCTCAAAGATATTAAGAGTACAGTGAGTCAGTTAGGAGGCGCGCTTCAGTTTGACGGACGTGACAATATATTTACACCAGATAAAGGAATGCGTTTTCAGGCAGATTTCTTTTGGTCAGATAATTCAATAGGAAGCGATTATGACGCCTGGAGAGTAAATTTATCAGCAATAGGATATTATCCTTTAACTAAAAAATTAATTGGCGGACTTAGGATAGAAGGGGAGGAAGCGTTTGGAAGTCCGCCATTTTATCTTCGACCAGGAATTAATTTAAGAGGAGTTCCGGCAGCAAGATATCAGGGAAAAACAAGTATTGTAACAGAAGCCGAGTTAAGATGGGACGTATACAGAAGATGGAGCGTAATGGGCTATGGCGGTCTTGCAAGTGCTTTTAACGATTGGGATAAAGCTTTTGCCAAACCAGTAGTTTACAGCTACGGAACGGGTTTTAGATACTTACTGGCTCGAAAATTTAAACTGAGAATGGGTGTCGACGTTGCCAAAGGTCCAGAAGAATGGGCGTATTACGTAGTTTTTGGCAGTAACTGGTTGCGATAA
- a CDS encoding aminopeptidase C: MNTFSFKSVLAASVFFAGATGCFAQDILVNSLKANASEKSKEAFKFTEQINLGTTSVKTQGSSGTCWSYSTNSFLESEMIRLGKQPVELSQIYSARNVYVEKGVNYVRMHGAVTLGDGGALHDVINMYKKYGTVPREVYTGLNYGTDKNKFGEMSALIEGVLAAVVKNPNGELTPNWQKAYAAVIDSYLGKVPENFTYKGKNYTPQTFAKEVVGINPDEYIEMSSFTTSPYYQKTTMMVPDNWSFDQVYNVKVNDMTDVIDNALKKGYTVAWATDVSEKSFSWKNGVAYVPTKKFDDMTAEEKADMFNGPKAEPEITPEMRQAAFDNYATTDDHGMHIIGLAKDQTGKEYYIVKNSWGETNDYKGFLFVTKNFVKYKTTALMVNKGGIPTEIAKKLGV, from the coding sequence ATGAATACATTTTCATTCAAATCAGTACTTGCGGCTTCTGTTTTTTTTGCTGGAGCAACAGGCTGTTTTGCACAGGACATTTTAGTTAATTCACTAAAAGCGAATGCAAGCGAAAAAAGTAAAGAAGCTTTTAAATTCACAGAGCAAATTAATCTGGGAACAACTTCTGTAAAAACACAGGGATCTTCTGGAACTTGCTGGAGTTATTCGACAAATTCTTTTTTAGAGTCAGAAATGATTCGTTTAGGAAAACAACCAGTTGAATTGTCACAAATTTATTCGGCTAGAAATGTTTATGTAGAAAAAGGGGTAAATTATGTTCGTATGCACGGAGCAGTTACTTTAGGTGACGGTGGAGCTTTGCATGATGTAATTAATATGTATAAAAAATACGGAACCGTTCCTAGAGAAGTTTATACAGGATTAAACTACGGAACAGACAAAAATAAATTTGGCGAAATGTCAGCTCTTATCGAAGGAGTTTTGGCTGCTGTTGTAAAAAATCCAAATGGAGAATTGACTCCAAACTGGCAAAAAGCTTATGCTGCAGTTATCGATTCTTATTTAGGAAAAGTGCCGGAAAACTTTACATACAAAGGAAAAAACTATACGCCACAAACTTTTGCTAAAGAAGTAGTAGGAATCAATCCTGATGAATATATCGAAATGTCATCATTTACAACTTCTCCATATTACCAAAAAACAACTATGATGGTGCCGGACAACTGGTCATTTGATCAGGTTTACAATGTAAAAGTAAATGACATGACAGATGTTATTGACAATGCATTGAAAAAAGGATACACTGTAGCTTGGGCAACTGACGTAAGTGAAAAAAGCTTTAGCTGGAAAAATGGTGTAGCTTATGTACCAACAAAGAAATTTGATGATATGACTGCTGAAGAAAAAGCAGACATGTTCAACGGACCAAAAGCAGAACCAGAAATCACTCCGGAAATGCGTCAGGCAGCGTTTGATAACTACGCAACGACAGACGATCACGGAATGCACATTATTGGTCTTGCTAAAGATCAAACCGGAAAAGAATATTACATCGTAAAAAATTCTTGGGGAGAAACAAACGACTACAAAGGTTTCTTGTTTGTAACCAAAAATTTCGTGAAATATAAAACTACTGCCTTAATGGTAAACAAAGGCGGAATTCCAACTGAAATCGCTAAGAAATTAGGAGTTTAA
- a CDS encoding SIR2 family protein encodes MEIPKKIRQAIKENKLVVFAGSGLSMKFGLPNWSKLVKDVISEIDIKKYNSLVTLMEDEVMTPMEILEKLSSEHSDIKRYIKNNFQIKEGSDFLLHKNILQLSGQVITTNYDNAFELASNNKIIPSIYTSDFNMSEIGKNNDNYIFKLHGSYDVPESCVIFKDQYDKLYSEDTSAKEKLKSIFAEHVILFIGFSFNDPDINLIFENLDNVFGNNNRHFILTKEPKNFENFKFLETIPIQKFEEIDSFIESCIKEKSEENDSLNENLIEQTKDHLENRKIAFLTPNPLDIDLSDLEKIIECFNTIQADIYKGTLNVKTLENIDDFDLVVIASKIFKSKIYIEDDNLKNNLITLADLCSNIPNDSIPIVFITNDDIGDIISHNICNIKTFKNAIIKKFVFKALREGNFDFAESDINLKSKNFLDFTFAKGEPLIFSIYNNNRDLSIGKKSLTNVIGRIEEQSLISFKLLNIIKTNKLLNIKASGGTGKTTIIKKVAYELYNRGYFRQGVTFNSCENVKTYNDFEDLLTTGFNLSNILNFKDYLQENFSYSKIDLLVILDNFETVVNTLNPEDLIKVTNLLKFVTDYANVVVTSRERISYMEDSEDVYSLTPLITEDAEKLFMLYYGNITSESEIRILRQDILEDLLNNNPLAIKLVTKSRTRLTHISELKELLKEHFFESINEDFSSVFNNRSDLNIERTKSIFQSINYSYTTLKNQEKIVFELLSLFPDGISLSNFKKCFDKKNSKNNISDKELRILKDKSLIEDYNGTLQLQPIIRRFADFQFNKRSDEIKMKYCVDAYVFNCFILELIEFLNNKRTFSEALRLYSFYKNNLLKVFSYMPDIEISEKGNVPNKEYFLNYINDIVKYIRSEKQIGELYNELKIIRPFFQDLPHAETFIDVLEMYSVYFNEEFDNSYEELSKILKPEDIEKRIFKDEDSIVRRYSTKIADIHSMEGHTMRFINSYILNDEVGNYFSNDLFYLGIPNPTINKNEGFYYFEYAFMFGELDATKLESYMSSLHSDEHLEIMQTTYTLSKVQKIPLKLIKKLVVTNPYTKGLKQLMEALINECEDKELLFKKLYGIYLILNIII; translated from the coding sequence ATGGAAATCCCAAAAAAAATTAGACAAGCAATAAAAGAGAATAAGTTGGTAGTTTTTGCAGGATCAGGTTTGTCTATGAAATTTGGATTACCAAATTGGTCAAAGTTAGTAAAGGATGTAATATCTGAGATTGATATTAAAAAATACAATTCTCTAGTGACTTTGATGGAAGATGAGGTTATGACTCCGATGGAAATTCTAGAGAAATTAAGTTCAGAGCATAGTGATATAAAGAGGTATATAAAGAATAATTTTCAAATAAAAGAAGGTAGTGATTTTTTATTGCATAAAAATATTCTTCAATTATCTGGACAAGTCATTACGACAAATTATGATAATGCTTTTGAATTAGCATCTAATAATAAAATAATCCCTTCAATTTATACTTCCGACTTCAATATGAGTGAAATAGGTAAGAATAATGACAATTACATCTTTAAATTGCATGGGAGTTATGATGTGCCTGAAAGCTGTGTAATATTTAAAGATCAATATGATAAATTATATTCGGAAGATACTTCTGCTAAAGAAAAATTAAAATCGATTTTTGCTGAGCATGTTATATTATTTATTGGTTTCAGCTTTAATGATCCTGATATTAACTTGATTTTTGAAAATTTAGATAATGTTTTCGGTAATAACAATAGGCACTTTATTTTAACTAAAGAGCCGAAAAATTTTGAAAATTTTAAATTTTTAGAAACTATACCAATTCAAAAGTTTGAAGAGATAGATAGTTTTATTGAATCTTGTATAAAGGAAAAAAGTGAAGAGAATGATAGTTTAAATGAAAATTTAATTGAGCAAACAAAAGATCATCTTGAAAATCGAAAAATTGCATTTCTTACCCCCAATCCTTTAGATATAGATTTAAGTGATTTAGAAAAAATAATAGAATGTTTTAATACTATTCAGGCAGATATATATAAGGGAACATTAAATGTAAAAACTCTTGAAAATATTGATGATTTTGATCTTGTTGTTATCGCAAGTAAAATTTTTAAGTCAAAAATTTATATTGAAGATGATAATTTAAAAAATAATTTGATAACACTAGCTGATTTATGTTCAAATATTCCAAATGATAGTATTCCAATAGTTTTTATAACCAATGACGATATTGGAGATATTATATCACATAATATATGTAATATTAAGACATTCAAAAATGCTATTATTAAAAAATTTGTTTTCAAAGCCCTAAGAGAAGGTAATTTCGATTTTGCGGAAAGTGACATTAATTTGAAATCTAAAAATTTTTTGGATTTTACATTTGCAAAAGGGGAGCCATTAATTTTTTCAATATATAATAACAATAGAGATCTAAGCATTGGAAAAAAATCTCTCACAAATGTAATTGGTAGAATAGAAGAGCAATCATTGATTTCATTTAAGTTATTAAATATAATTAAAACAAACAAATTACTTAATATTAAAGCTTCTGGTGGTACTGGAAAAACAACAATCATAAAAAAAGTTGCTTATGAATTATACAACAGAGGTTATTTCAGACAAGGAGTCACGTTTAATTCTTGTGAAAATGTTAAAACTTATAACGATTTTGAAGATTTACTAACAACTGGTTTTAATCTTTCGAATATTTTAAATTTTAAAGACTATTTACAAGAAAATTTCAGTTATAGCAAAATTGATCTTTTAGTGATACTTGATAATTTTGAAACAGTTGTAAATACACTAAATCCAGAAGACTTAATAAAGGTAACAAATTTGTTAAAATTCGTTACTGATTATGCAAATGTAGTTGTAACATCACGAGAAAGGATTTCTTATATGGAAGATTCCGAAGATGTATATTCTTTAACTCCTCTAATAACAGAAGATGCCGAAAAACTTTTCATGCTGTATTATGGTAATATAACTTCAGAAAGTGAAATACGAATTTTGAGGCAGGATATTTTGGAAGATTTACTAAATAATAATCCACTAGCTATAAAGTTAGTTACAAAATCAAGAACTAGACTTACTCACATTAGCGAATTAAAAGAGCTTTTAAAAGAACATTTTTTTGAATCTATAAATGAAGATTTTTCCTCTGTGTTTAACAATAGATCAGACTTAAATATTGAACGTACAAAGTCTATTTTTCAATCTATAAACTATTCATACACTACCTTAAAGAATCAGGAAAAAATTGTTTTTGAATTACTTAGTTTGTTCCCAGATGGAATTAGTTTGTCTAATTTTAAAAAATGCTTTGACAAAAAGAATTCTAAAAATAATATAAGTGATAAAGAATTAAGAATTTTAAAGGATAAATCACTTATTGAAGATTACAATGGCACGCTTCAATTGCAACCAATAATAAGAAGATTTGCAGATTTTCAGTTTAATAAGAGATCAGATGAAATAAAAATGAAATATTGTGTGGATGCTTATGTTTTCAATTGTTTCATTCTTGAACTTATAGAATTTTTAAACAATAAAAGAACATTTTCTGAGGCTTTGAGATTGTATAGCTTTTATAAAAATAATTTATTAAAGGTATTTAGTTATATGCCAGACATTGAGATTTCTGAAAAAGGGAATGTTCCTAATAAAGAATATTTTTTGAACTATATAAATGATATAGTAAAATATATAAGAAGTGAAAAACAGATTGGAGAATTGTATAATGAATTAAAAATAATACGACCTTTTTTTCAAGATTTACCTCATGCTGAAACATTTATAGATGTTTTAGAAATGTATTCTGTTTACTTTAATGAAGAATTTGATAATTCTTATGAAGAGTTATCAAAAATATTGAAACCCGAAGATATTGAAAAAAGGATTTTTAAAGATGAAGATTCTATTGTACGTAGATATAGCACTAAAATAGCTGATATTCATAGTATGGAAGGGCATACCATGAGATTTATAAATTCTTATATACTTAATGATGAGGTAGGTAATTACTTTAGTAACGATCTTTTTTATTTAGGAATTCCAAACCCTACAATTAATAAAAATGAAGGTTTTTATTATTTTGAATATGCATTTATGTTTGGTGAACTAGATGCTACTAAGTTAGAAAGCTATATGAGTAGTCTACATTCAGATGAACACCTTGAGATCATGCAAACGACTTACACCTTGTCAAAGGTTCAAAAGATTCCTCTTAAATTAATCAAAAAACTTGTAGTAACGAATCCATATACAAAAGGACTTAAACAATTAATGGAGGCACTAATAAATGAATGTGAAGATAAAGAACTTTTATTTAAAAAGCTCTACGGAATTTATCTCATATTAAATATTATTATCTAG
- a CDS encoding helix-turn-helix domain-containing protein encodes MSTLTKPNHIGRKISRIRELRDMKQEALAQALGTNQQAISAIENSETIDEEKLKAIAEVLGVSVEGIKNFSEEAVLNIIGNTLNDGSVINGNAYNCNFNPLDKVVELYERLVQSEKEKVEYLEKLLKEK; translated from the coding sequence ATGAGCACACTAACAAAACCAAATCATATAGGGCGAAAAATTAGCCGTATTCGTGAACTTCGTGATATGAAACAGGAAGCACTGGCACAAGCTTTAGGAACAAACCAACAAGCTATTTCGGCTATTGAAAACAGCGAAACAATAGATGAGGAAAAACTGAAAGCAATTGCCGAAGTTTTAGGCGTGTCTGTTGAAGGAATTAAGAATTTCTCCGAAGAAGCGGTTTTAAATATTATTGGAAACACATTAAATGACGGAAGCGTTATTAATGGAAATGCATACAATTGCAATTTTAATCCTCTTGATAAAGTTGTAGAACTTTATGAGCGTTTGGTTCAGTCTGAAAAAGAGAAAGTGGAATACTTGGAGAAGTTGTTGAAAGAGAAGTAA
- a CDS encoding helix-turn-helix transcriptional regulator has translation MESKNLENFQKLVSNEQSGWLEKFSYYKANKKWIDQSSKVAINILEALKQKGLSQKDLAQKMNVSAQQINKILKGQQNLTLETISKLENTLEISLIEIKSI, from the coding sequence ATGGAATCAAAAAATTTAGAAAATTTCCAAAAGCTAGTTTCTAACGAGCAGTCAGGTTGGTTAGAAAAATTTTCCTATTACAAAGCCAACAAAAAATGGATAGATCAATCTTCAAAAGTTGCAATTAATATTCTGGAAGCATTAAAACAAAAAGGATTATCTCAAAAAGATCTAGCCCAAAAAATGAATGTTTCTGCACAACAAATAAACAAGATACTTAAAGGTCAACAAAATTTAACTCTTGAAACCATAAGCAAACTTGAAAACACATTAGAAATTTCATTAATAGAAATTAAAAGCATTTGA